The Etheostoma spectabile isolate EspeVRDwgs_2016 chromosome 9, UIUC_Espe_1.0, whole genome shotgun sequence DNA segment AGTTtagacacaccttctcattcaatgagtttcctttattttattaaatagtcatgaaaataaaggaaacgcattgaattaggtgtgttcaaacctttggcctgtactgtaagTGCACACAATCTGTTTTAACTAAGCTGTACTGGAAACAGCGTTTCTCCTGGCTTACCTTTGTCATAAATTTTTACTCCATGTTTTCTTGTTATGCAAACGACAGGTCTGGCTGCTCCGCTTGTCATTGGTCGGCTGTCAAAGAAGCGCTTGACGTGgggcgtttttttttctttaaagaaaaagtttaTTCAACTTCAGAAAGACTCAAAAGGTGTGAACACACCACGGCTGTCTCTGACCGTGGCCTTTAGAGACACGGGGGCAAcacgggggcaactcgggggcaacatgggggcaacaagGGGGCAACATGGGGCCAACAAGGGGCCAACATGGGGCCAACATGGGGCCAACATGGGGGAAACATGGGGGAAACATGGGGGAAACATGAGGCCAACATGGGGCCAACATGGGGGAAACATGGGGGAAACATGAGGCCAACATGGGGNNNNNNNNNNNNNNNNNNNNNNNNNNNNNNNNNNNNNNNNNNNNNNNNNNNNNNNNNNNNNNNNNNNNNNNNNNNNNNNNNNNNNNNNNNNNNNNNNNNNNNNNNNNNNNNNNNNNNNNNNNNNNNNNNNNNNNNNNNNNNNNNNNNNNNNNNNNNNNNNNNNNNNNNNNNNNNNNNNNNNNNNNNNNNNNNNNNNNNNNNNNNNNNNNNNNNNNNNNNNNNNNNNNNNNNNNNNNNNNNNNNNNNNNNNNNNNNNNNNNNNNNNNNNNNNNNNNNNNNNNNNNNNNNNNNNNNNNNNNNNNNNNNNNNNNNNNNNNNNNNNNNNNNNNNNNNNNNNNNNNNNNNNNNNNNNNNNNNNNNNNNNNNNNNNNNNNNNNNNNNACATGGGGGAAACATGAGGCCAACATGGGGGAAACATGAGgccaacatgggggcaacatgggggcaacacgGGGGCAACACGGGGCCAACATGAGACAAAATGTAATCTAAGATGTTACTGTATTCAAAGTGCAATATGGCATGAATGGTCTTTTTAGCGATGTGATTAATGCCTACTAGAGTTCGGCGGTAATATGGTATACGGTGGGGTCTTAATAATAGCAacgtatcagtttcaataccgtaattaaaaataaatgcagtgcACTCATATAGGAAACAAGGGGGGGATGGattttttaattagtcacggtaATACAGTATACCGCGGTGAAATTTGACGCTATCAAAATCAGGATCCCGCCCAACAATGATGCCTACTCTGATTTCCTCAGAACTCATCTGACTCTGAATCCTTCTTCTGTTTCCCGCAGTCCGTCCACGTAAAGGAAGCAACACCACTCCACTCACTCCATCAGACGGtatcaacaccacacacaacaccaacccTCACCATGGCTCAGGAACTCCACCAGGTAACCCCGAGACCGTTAACCTGCTCCGTCACACAAGTCCCAGTGggggacatactgtacatcatgaTGTCACACACGTAGAGTATTAACCTGAGCCTGTCGGGGGGGGAAAACGGGCACTTTAATGGACGTTAATTCCAGGGGTGGGAATCCCCAGATATATCATTATGTCGCAATACcatattattgcaatattctgcgatacaTTGCAattcataaccttttttccaacttctaatttttcccaaattcaaatgacgtccccaaaaagaaacatttctctgtttgttcatctcaccttaacccgtttgcgccggatgcttcgtgacgacacatctaccgccggttactgcgttgcgcaactctgaccctcctgccagctgctgcgtggcgcagcatatCGTATTGGTCGGTCTTTCcatgacgcgtgcagcagagaacgcattgtcattggttcaaaatacACCACTTGCTTGTctttgtttatgaatgttttgAGCGGACGAGCGCGAAAACTAGCTCGCGGTGCGAAGTCATAGGATGGGTATTGACAGCGGGGCGGTGACCTGGGtgaagatagtgaggagtttggaGGAGAATTGTCTTCATCATATCTTCatctcatcatcttcatcatacACATCATACTCCCCTTCCTCTGTCGGATCCATCTTTCATCGCTCGTCCTCTCAAACATTCAATACACAAACGCActgttttgctgttattgacgtattttcagcaaactactaCCTTTTGCGTGGTCACTGGCTNNNNNNNNNNNNNNNNNNNNNNNNNttaaatagccaacaagacccgcctcatgtgtatttgaaccaatgacaatGCGTTCTCtacgctgccgactgcagcgatctctcTTAACACCGGGCCGATGTCACAGGCTACGTCTCCATCCACGtgtcaaattatctgaagttcggtagaAAAACTCTATTATGTGAATaaatctggtgaaagtgtgtttccatccaacggctttaaagtgaATAGACACCTGTTGTGATGATGTTACATGTTTTGGGGTCAAATTGGTGTATCAGATTGATGTGAGACATTTGAAGgtgtttccatttatttttgcactgaatcgcaacattcaacaacaacaaagtgtttctagacaaaatggctGCCGTCtaccatcacatgatcaataggGGACAGGTTGTAATAGTCTCATGTTCCAGCTGATAGGACATATcgagctataataagaaaacaaccacGCTGTCAACATATCGCTATGgcgatgcagatgcaacttgtcttTAATTGTCCCTCAGGCACCGCTGCAAGACTCTTTTTTAgagacatgtctctctgtctgagcgTCTTCCATTGACTCCCCAGGAAGTCCCACGGCtcgtcctaacctttgtcggccatttccttcacNNNNNNNNNNTAAATTAAAtccagaaagtctctcgtctcctcgtccgtccacctacatctgtctttgttgcccccccccccatgagtgcagacagagaggaaatactggcggaaattaaagaaaacttcttcttcttccttttgtggcaggttgcaaccataaaacgacctaaaacttaatcacaattcattatttgTTCAgtaaataacgtttccatcggCGTTTATCACATAAGACGAATATAATCAGGAGAAAATCTGATGAGACgaatgtatttcctttgagtcgatattcatgaaattccatcttattttactgttttccagaagacattttttattcaatatcacttaattcggataaaaacgtgtggatggaaacacagctACAGATTGTTGTTGTCGTCAGTCACTTTAACACATAAACACGGGAaaacagggtccaggttgaaaaaaacagtagttacccttgATCTCTCCTGCATCCTTCCAGGTGGTGGCGACAACTCCACTCTTCTTCCGGGTGGCATCGTTGGCATCGTCATCGGCGTCATCATCGGCATCGGCGTCATCATCGTCGTCATCCTTCTTGTGATCTGGAAGCGTAAAATGAGCTGTAagcattgtttaattttttaattaattaatatttaattaataggTAAACTGTCAAATTAGTGATCTGCTCTTCTCCGGCTCCTATTCCATCAATCTGCTTTTCTTATCATGGGCGACCTTTTGAATCTTCCTCAGCGGGATATGTTCTGCCCAGACATCTCAGTTCAACAGTAATTATTACATATTAAGCAAGTTACCACGTCATTGTGACTTTCAGTAGCTTTAGCCATACCTGAATTATGAAGCTGCCAATTTTGCCAATTCTTAGCTTTTCTTTCAGTCCGTTTTTagtgttaaccctcatgttgtcctcatgttgtcctcatgttgtccccatgttgcccccatgttgtcttcatgtgtcccaTGTGTCCCAGGTTGTCCTAcagttgtcccatgttgtcccccatgttgtccatgtggcttcatgttgcctcatgttgtatcagttttctgtgtgttttttatttgtcttctcttttacctaatgttgtcctcatgttgtctcatgtgtcaCTCATGCTTGTCCCCAgtgttgtcctctgttgtcctcatggtgtctatatcaatgttctttttaattcccaaaaacatgatgattccaacgctctttgccaagtacaaatctctactttcttaATTTTGGGTTATTCAATTTTATACGGCTTGAAAACAAATGGAGTGTTTTGAAATAGATTGAGGAaagtgacatattccagtctgtgatatcatcaacatccattcctttaattttagtctcaataattcctaatttctgcttttctaactcaaacattaggtataatttcctataaatgaggtttattgaccataaattccaaaaataactgtaaaactaaagttaataagttagtgttacgtagtgttaaacatcaaaaaaagtgacaaacataaaaaaagcatcaaaagtgttgacaaatgggacaaaaacgtaagaaaaagtgaaaaatattgataaaaaagcctcaataaaagtgttaatttttgaTTGGAAGAACACACAAGGGTGATAGAGGGTTTTCATGACGCGGCATCAGACCGGAGGTCGCCGTGTTGGAGGTACTCCGCATCACAACAATGCACAGGCACTGAAGTAGATCCCGAAGGTTGTACCAACGGGTCAGACCGAGATAAAACCTTTGGAATATTAcccaaaagttattaaaaaccaGGGAGAGGAATGGCTGAGGTTATCAGAGGAAAGGAGGCGCTTGTCGTTGGCAAAGCTCAAACTCACTCAGGTGGTGTAGAGAGCAAACTGGGGctctatgaaatgaaaaaatacaaataccttGAGTATCGCAATGATGTCACACAGTTAAGGTTAGGTTGATTAAAGACGTTATTGCGTTACTTCACAACACAACAGTCGACCATTACTTGGTACtgcgtctcccccccccccccccccccccccccccacaccgtCTGGTTATAGGCCTCCTGACCTTCGTAGGATTTAAGGTCTGACGCTGTGTGTGGGCTCGGAGAGAAAAGCAGGTGGTTGACTATATTGGGATATGCAAATGAAGGAAGAATCACACAGGAACGGGTCGCCATGGATCTGAGACGAGGGAGCCGACTCGTAGGGATCTgcaccgccaataaactgtaatttctccaGATATCGCGCCTTTTCTTGTGGTCCAAGTCCGTCCCCACATGTCTTTGCATCTTGgacacttttctgttgtttagacttaaagtatccaaagtgccgAATACTCCACGTACTGCGTTCACTTTACACCGAGTACCTCCAACATGGCCAGAACGTGACGTCGGTGAAGACCCTCCAAACATCGTCTGACTCGGGGAAAGCTAGGCTTCCACCATCATGCGTTGTCTTTGTGTGAGCGCTCCATGTTTGACATTCACAAAAATGTGAGTGATTGAAAAGgtttggagcaaataatctggTGTCTGAGCAGTGCTGGATGATGTGTTGATAGGAATCCGCTTGACACTGTTTCTTGATTATAAAAGGTTTATTACATCAAAGAATACAATATCAAtacaagctctgcagaagctAGGAGAGTGTCTCTGCCAATGTAACACTCTGACTCCCAGCTCCTTCATCATGGTTTATATAGGGGGTCTCTGTCCAAAGGAATGCGGTTGAAAGTTCATGCTAGGAGCCCACAGATAGCGTAACCAATAGAGCTATCAATCATAGTCCCCTGGGGTCTTCTACCGGAGGTCCCCTTTCACCAAGTCTTCCACATCTGGTTCAACTCCGAGGCCCCTTCCTCTAAGATAAGCAACCTTTAGACCATTACATTTCATGGCTGCATTTCACTATCTGGTTTGAATTTGGTGATGTTGAGATattacaaaaccttttttcccctttaggAAGTTACACCCTTTATTGGATATTGATCTGGGCGTATCTTTTCATTTTGGTCAACAGTATCACATCTGAGAGGAAGTATCAAAGCGTTGTAGAGGTCATTGGACAGTAGACAACCTAAGCTAAACATTGGGAAGACTTTGCCTCTCCTCCACATCATtccatcctcttcctctttcagcTGAAGGTTGTGACGGGATGCGTTCCTGGCCGTTCCCTTTCCCACGCCCTCTCTGCTGTCCCCCTGCTGGGGAAGCTGTTCGGCAGAGCGACCCAGATGATCCGGCGCCTCCCACGGAGGACCGAAGAACTGGAGACCAAGGTAAACCAGATGATTATGAGGGTGTAATGTTGGAGGGTATGGGAGCATAGTCTCATCAACCAAGCTGGAAGCTAGGGCTGGGTATCCTTCAAACATTTCCGGTTGTTAAAAAAGTTATTACCAAAAGACGACAGTTTTACTTGCAATGAGCCGATACGCTGCAAATGGGTTACAGAAGATCGACTGGATAACAACTGTTAGTCTTCACTCACACAATCCCCCTCCCACCTCTATGCCTCGAACAGCTGCCCTCTCAAATCTCATTAAAAGTCTACGTGAattttcagttcaattttatttttatctcattgcgctttccataaagagcaggtctagaccggactctgggatgttatttatctcccaggtctttccataaagagcaggtctagaccaggactctgggatgttatttatctcccaggtctttccataaagagcaggtctagaccggactctgggatgttatttatctcccaggtctttcataaagagcaggtctagaccggactctgggatgttatttatctcccaggtctttccataaagagcaggtctagaccggactctgggatgttatttatctcccaggtctttccataaagagcaggtctagaccaggactctgggatgttatttacagaaaccttTCAGTTCACCAACAgttcaccaagagcaagcactaggacacagaggcaaggaaacacttcctttaagagacagaaacctggagcagaggggaggagaggagaggacaggagaggaggagaggagggagaggagaggagaggacaggagaggattgctgcatgttgttgTAGTTGTTACTCGTCTCCACTAGAGGGCAGCAGACGTCAAGGGTGGATGAGCCTCTTAATGCCCTCTTACCCGGGCTTCTTGGGCTTTTTTAGGTCTTTATCTGACAGGACATGTTAGACATGAAGGGGAGATaatacttggcaaagagcgttgtgtggaatcaatcatgttattttggggaattaaaagaacattgatatgggaTGGTGAGGGTTaagacaactcaagggttaaCATAAAGGCTTCAGTGAAGAGAACGGAGAGCATTAACACCTGTTTTACACCGTCTATGTCTAatactcacagaagaaagtagcagcgtttgtgatgcagtcaactcgtaaaattaaatgagaatcaaagtcattatttaaaaaaaacaaaaaaacaaaaatctatcagaaatatggatttctttcaactagATTGTCCAaacataacatggatgattccatatgttcttcaggtaacattaatgattactttcattgaatattttgggtgttttatttaatcttatagaatctgaaatcttttttttctttttttaatggtttcaaaaccgTATCGGGACTAAACTccacccatctgagatccactcaacatcctctgatcttaactatcactcaaaataattcataatttctgatCATTTCTAACttgacataaatgaggtttgttgaccatgaatacccagaataagtgtaaaacctgttattaaaccagctcaggttttttttttttttttttgtgtcaaaagctggaaaaagtgagaattaaatcagaaaaagcgacaaaaaactttggaaaagcacaaaaaaatattcattttcaattttgacctggaaggacaagttcatggtgaAAGgggagacaacacgagggttaaaagtgAGACAGAAGATCGTGTCCAGGGTTTAATGAGCTAGCCAAGGGACTGAGATCTCTTCACATTCAAaactctaaaaaataaaaagccaacATGTGTTGTGTGCACGCTGGTCTTTGACCCAGAACCACAGCTGGTTTTGGAGACTGATGTGTGACTGATGATGAACTTTGGGGTTTCATTATCTgcattttaaactatttttgcCGTTTCTTCCCACAGACAACAGAGCGAACGAGATTCAACTGGAAGACAGGATCGTGGACCCAAACCCTCCAGGAGATCCGTAGTCTTACGTCCAGTCTACGGCAAGTCTCCCAACGACTTTCTGAGGGATTCCACTGCCGACTAATGTTCAAAATCTGAATGAAACCCGGAGAGTCTCACTAGAGTCCAGATCTTTGATTGCTTTAAGGTCGTAAAACTCCGTTTGTCTTTTCCCTTCTGGAAACCAGACAAAATCAAACgtgttttaatataaattaagTTTTAAGTCTTAATAGTGAAGTTAAAATCATGTGAACGTGGTCAACAACCAATGGGTGCTCATACAAACCACCTCCACCATCTGGCCCCCTCACGGCCCCTCAGATCCACCTAAGCCGGTCTCCTCTGCACCCACAAGTCCAAACTCCACAGTTTTGGGGATTGAGCCTTCTCCAGAGCAGATCCCAGGCTCTggaacccccctcccccaagaGATTCTTGAGTCCCTCACTATCTTCCAGTCCCCCCTTAAGACCCATCTCTTAGCCTACCCacgcccccccctcccttctcatctggttttattttattttatccatTGTCCGTTGTTTTTAGTGTCTTCCTGCCCTGTAAAGTGGCTTTGAGTCGGTGAAAAGCGCGAgataaattcaatttattattattattattattattgttctcAAAGTCTGATCCAAGTCTCCTAGTGTATGTTAGGCTTTACCTTTAAATCACCTTCCAGGTAAACAAGCTCAGGTGAAGCTTGCTGCGCTGCCCTGTTATAACTGTGACAACAAAAACAGCTGTAGCCAATCATCCTCAGGGTCAGAAACAGGCTTATTTCAGGTTAGTTCTCACTCCGGCTGGGTGGTGTAAGCGGCAGCTACACCTCAATGAATGTTGGGCCCCTCCGCCCAGCGTTGGTGTTCACATACGATGAATCCGCCCGTCTGATTGCTGAGTGAAGCCGCCAACACGTGCTCCGCGATATCCAACTGCTCTGGCTTTtattttaacccttatgttgtcttcccgtcaaccatggagacaaaaatggttttttttaacacaattttcgccttttattgacattttttaatcacttttccaatgctgtgggtgcttttttatgttgtttttcaaagttatttgatatttctaatgacGCCATGACAAAGgcaaaaacatttgtcattaaaaaaactgaaaacgggtcacagttgacccgaggacaacatgagggttaatattAGGGAGAGCGGTTGGATTAGTTCAACTTTGACCTCGATGCCAAAGACGTTTCAATGTGCAATTACTCCACCTCGCTGTCTTACCTCGGATCGTTAATAGGCGgctttgacccttgtgttgtcttcccgtccaccATGACCTTTTTGTCTTTCCGGGTCAaaatttgggcatttttttttctatgcttttgaccctttttaaaacgtttttgtctaacttgtttttccattttatttatttgacattatacccttaatttttgtttaaaaaaagaaagaagaagagagcctaaattatgaattattttgcctGATGGTTAAGATCAGACGACGTATCGTCAGGattctttaaatttaaaaagaatttcAATTGCTACGAAACTGAATAAAAACagcccaaattcaatgaaagtaatcgtTAAATTTACCAAAGATCATGCAT contains these protein-coding regions:
- the LOC116695357 gene encoding uncharacterized protein LOC116695357; protein product: MGVTGSCQLFLLLAVSLDPTAAVSDTGLQCPLNTLDAEVDETVILPCRTTPKMDVVNKVEWVVNDTVDVYLLRNGKPELDDQGTDFKEITSLFDDELSSGNCSLRLKTKMSHSGRYRCTVRTANKTKSCHISLTVRPRKGSNTTPLTPSDGINTTHNTNPHHGSGTPPGGGDNSTLLPGGIVGIVIGVIIGIGVIIVVILLVIWKRKMSSEGCDGMRSWPFPFPRPLCCPPAGEAVRQSDPDDPAPPTEDRRTGDQDNRANEIQLEDRIVDPNPPGDP